Sequence from the Ziziphus jujuba cultivar Dongzao chromosome 9, ASM3175591v1 genome:
tatttatatatggcgacgcataaataccattatgcgtcgcctaatattgtgaaaaactttttttttggtgtttttctgatttgtttccactttaaataaaaagtgaaaatgttatagctgcttcacagtgatttaatttttttgatttttttaataaatttttaccaaaaagtttcttgatatatggcgacgtcTAGTATTgtgaaacaggaagattttaaaaaaaacaccttctctaactagtttaaatcttttaactggttatttgatgcagggataaaatcagattgattaaaaaaataaaaaaataaaactcatttatgttgtttaaatattttcactgcttatttgatgatgtaagaaaatcaaattgttaaaaaccgtggtttttttgaaagaaaaaaaaaaaaagagtactaggcgacgcataatactgcttatgcgtcgcctaaaccctaaatttaaaaaaaaaaaaaaaaaaaaaaaaaaaaaaaaaaaaaaaaacctctctttatattatttcaatatcttcactagttatttcatgctcagctaaaatccaattgttaaaaatgaaggtttaaaaaatatatatatatagggtattaggcgacgcataatcatggttatgcgtcgcctattactaaaattcaaaaaaaaaaaaaacaaactctgtttatcatctttaaatattttcactggtcatttgatgctggaagaaaatcaaattgttaaacaggaagattttaaaaaaaacaccttctctaactagtttaaatcttttaactcgttatttgatgcagggataaaatcagattgattaaaaaaataaaaaaacaaaactcatttatgttgtttaaatattttcactgcttatttgatgatggaagaaaatcaaattgttaaaaaccatggtttttttgaaagaagaaaaaaaaaaaaaaggtattaggcgacgcataatactgcttatgcgtcgcctaaaccctaaatttaaaaaaaaaaaaaaaaaaaaaaaaaaaaaaaaaaaacctctctttatattgtttcaatatcttcactggttatttcatgctcagctaaaatccaattgttaaaaatgaaggtttaaaaaatatatatatatagggtattaggcgacgcataatcatggttatgcgtcgcctattactaaaattcaaaaaaaaaaaaacaaactctgtttatcatctttaaatattttcactggtcatttgatgctggaagaaaatcaaattgttaaacaggaagattttaaaaaaaacaccttctctaactagtttaaatcttttaactggttatttgatgcagggataaaatcagattgattaaaaaaataaaaaaacaaaactcatttatgttgtttaaatattttcactgcttatttaatgatggaagaaaatcaaattgttaaaaaccatggtttttttgaaagaagaaaaaaaaaaaaggggtattaggcgacgcataatactgattatgcgtcgcctaaaccctaaattaaaaaaaaaaaaaaaaaaaacctctctttatattgtttcaatatcttcactggttatttcatgctcagctaaaatccaattgttaaaaatgaaggtttaaaaaatatatatatagggtattaggcgacgcataatcatggttatgcgtcgcctattactaaaattcaaaaaaaaaaaaaaactctcttgatcttgtttaaatatcttcactggttatttgatgctggaagaaaatccaattgttaaaaatgaaggtttaaaaaaaaaaatatatatatatatatatatatatatatagggtattaggcgacgcataatcatgattatgcgtcgcctattactaaaattcaaaaaaaaaaaaaaattctctttatcttgtttaaatatcttcactggttatttgatgctccaacaaaatcaaattgttaaaaatgaaggtttaaaaaaaatatatatagggtattaggcgacgcataagcatggttatgcgtcgcctattactaaaattcaaacaaaaaaaaaaaactctcttgatcttgtttaaatatcttcactggttatttgatgctcaactaaaatccaattgttaaaaatgaaggtttaaaaaaaaaatagggtatgaggcgacgcataagcatgattatgcgtcgcctattactaaaattcaaaaaaaaaaaaaactctctttatcttgtttaaatatcttcactggttatttgatgctccaacaaaatcaaattgttaaaaatgaaggtttaaaaaatatatatatagggtattaggcgacgcataagcatcgttatgcgtcgcctattactaaaattcaaacaaaaaaaaaaaactctcttgatcttgtttaaatatcttcactggttatttgatgctcaactaaaatccaattgttaaaaaaaaatagggtattaggcgacgcataagcatgattatgcgtcgcctattactaaaattagaaaaaaaaactctttttatcttgtttaaatatcttcactggttatttgatgctccaacaaaatcaaattgttaaaaatgaaggtttgaaaaaaatatatgaaaaaaaaaagagatataaggcgacgcataatactgcttatgtgtcgcctattactaaaattaaaagttagatcaatgagtcgctagatcatatgcctttttaaatgtaaaattaccattttagaattattgccaaaagtttaagaagtaaataaacagtacttggagaaacttatttgttttaaacgaattaaaaaaagagcgtctatgaaactgtttatcctttagcgacacagtttatctgaatatgtcgcctgtttatccaatttcttaaaatttttggcgcgctttcaaaatttacgcgggattttgaataccatttcttttcacaaaatatgggttagtacacttcataataggtgttagaattggaagcaatctaaaaaagacttgaagagtgggatatttcgtgtttaattttccatttgcttgcattgctatctggaagttggatttctttcttcgtggattcttctttcttcgtcaacctcgtggttagcttggattcttctttcttcgtctccctcgtggttagcttggattattctttcttcgtctccatggtttcggtgagtttcttttcgctttatgattggcggtgacatgtggtggattgggttattttttatttatttattcattatacccaAAGGTTcggttcgttgggttttcttaatcttgtttttgtggataatttgttttcgatgggttttcttaattttgcttttgtcaataatttgtttgcgatgagttttcttaatctcgcttttgtggataatttgtttgcgatgggtttttttaatcttgcttcaatgggtttcttaatcttgcttttgtcgataatttgtttgagatgggttttcttaatcttgcttttgtcgataatttgtttgcaatgggttttcttaatcttgcttcgatgggtttcttaatcttgcttttgtcgataatttgtttgcgatgggttttcttaatcttgttttgtctcaatttttttttatgatattgtttgatattgttctgtttaattagattggtagggaaatggataaatcgtggataacgaaggatagaacctcaagcgattttgctaaggggttgagtgaatttttgaaatttagcatggagaatgccaatgattgtaatgccatacggtgtccttgcatgcaatgcgggaatatgaaaatccatactattagggatattaaaggccatatatattggaatgggtttgatgtcaactatcggcgatggatttggcatggtgagtcatgtgctgatggtattagaccatcttctcattttgggaatattaatgtagaatataatgaaaatgatagtagtagtaaggaagacgtggctttcaatagcttagacatgacccgtgctgcattagaaacttttgataatgatcctaatgaatttgctaccttattggaggatgcggagaaacctttgtacctaggttgtaccaaatttaccaagttgtctgctttggttaaattatacaacttaaaggtaagatatggatattctgataagagctttgatgtactgttgcaattgttatcccagatgttgccaaatgacaatgtgttgccaacctccatgtacaatgttaagaagactttgagtgctttgggaatggagtacatcaagattcatgcatgtcctaaaagttgtattctgtttaggaaggaatatgtggaccttaatgaatgtcctaaatgtggatctgctagatggaaaattgataagaatggagttgctagcaatattccaaataaagttttatggtactttcctattattccgcgttttaaacgaatgtttcgtagtgttgaaacagctaagaatttgacatggcatgccaatgggagaaaggttaagacagggaaaatgcaacaccctgcggattctccatcttggaagttggttgatcgtttatggccaaactttgcatccgaagataggaatttgagacttgggatcgcggccgatggagttaatccacataatatgttgagtagtaggtatagttgttggcctgtgatgacggttgtgtataatcttcctccttggttgtgtatgaagcggaaatttatgatgttaagtcttctaatttctggaccgaagcaaccaggaaatcaaattgatgtatacatggagccgttagttgaagacctgcagtggttgtggaatgagggtgttacggtcttcgatgcttaccgtcaggagaaattcacgttgaaggcagtgttgctatggacaataaatgatttcccagcttatggtaacttgtccggtcatgcggtgaagggatattatgcttgtccaatttgcagtgaaaatacttttgctacaaggctaaagcatggaaaaaaaatgagttttaccgggcatagaagatttcttcctccaaatcatcaatatagaaggcaaaagaaggctttcaatggatttcaagaatttggagtgcctccaaaaccgttgactggagaagaaatattagataagcttaatgcaatgagatttgataactcacacaagaggaaaaggactgttgattctgaagaatgttggaagaggaagtccattttttttgaattggaatattggaaatttctccatgtgcgacataatttagatgtcatgcatattgagaaaaatgtttgtgagagcatatatggtacattgctcaatattcctggtaagacgaaggacggagttaatgctcggttagatttacaagaaatgggtttgcggaaagacttggcccctaagcctcaaggtaatcgaactttcctaccaccggcctgctatacattatcaaagcatgagaagaaattgttttgtaagtgtttagcggacttaaaggttccagatggttattcttcaaactttaggaatcttgtttcaatggaggacttaaagatggtaggattgaaatctcatgattgtcatacattgatgcaacaactcttgcctcttgcaattcgtgcaatccttcctaaacatgtgagacatgcaattgcaagactttgttttttcttcaatgcaatttgcaagaagtctatcattgttgctgaattggaaaatattcaaaatgatcttgtcgaaactttgtgccttttagagaaattctttccaccatcattttttgatgtaatggttcatctaactgtacatttggttcgagaggtaagattgtgtggaccagtacatttcaggtggatgtacccgtttgagaggtacatgaaagtattgaaaagttatgttcgaaacaaaaatcgaccagaaggttgtattgccgagggttacatatgtgaagaagtgattgagttttgtagtgaatttcagagaggattagatgcagttggaaacccaattggtagatatcaaaagttaaatgataaggatgatgttggcgccccatttaaaggtggaaaaaatcaatcaattgatcaacaactttgggagcaagttcatagatatatacttttgaatacaccagaagtggaaccgtatgtcaggtgcgtatatacatgttaatgtataaaatagttgatatatatttttaatatatatatatatatatatatcaacatgtataatttagttgatattttgaatatattaataggcaTCGATAAGTTCATATgttggatatatttttattaattacaacaacttttatttgttttagtattcattttgaagtcttgaagtcaagcaaaaaaaatcgaggaaaaaaagcaaaatggtttcaagacgaacacaaacgtacatttccgtactggttacgtgataaggtatgggaaagttaaatattcaatatataatataattgttttagctttaaattttcatatttttctattgactagattgcacaagagcgaagtcaacctaaccacacagtgtctgaaacattacgatggttagcccatggtccgcaatgggtggtaacgaaacatgaaggatatgtcattagaggggttagattTAACActctaaatatggataataagagggtcacccagaatagtggtgtcaaagttattgccaaaagtgagcattttgctagtgctaaggataataacccaattttagccgagatgacatactatgggatcataagagagatttgggacgtcgattacactatgtttcgaattccagtgttcaagtgtgattgggttgacagcagtggtgtgaaagttgatgagatggggtttacatgtgttaactttagtaaaattggatataaatctgacccattcatcatggcttcacaagttcaacaaatattttatgttgaagatcaacttgactcgagatggtctattgttttaactccaccacgacattgtactttggttgaagaagaattggttgaagaagatgttcttggcgatactacaatggctcacaatccatttgccatacaattgccaagtgttgatgaaaatgataatgaggatgaatgtgagagtggctatgttcgtaatgactgtgaggggatatggataaacaatatcttctaaataaattggtacgtatatttattaacttataattatattttaagtaatatttatttattcattgtgtgtttttttcttatgtgttatccactttaattaggagaatatgtgccacgccaaaccttaagaaggtaaatattcattaaattttcgtttgccaaattacaatttaatttattaattatgattaagtttttattaatttattttgcgtcagtgctaacaaaattttttatttttccatatgcagtatgagggcgtaatatcgtcaactagagtacatcaacttccatctcaataagtatgcatatgtatgtcaatgagatgatatttaattatattgattattgttttgttatgaacaagtatttattttaaattttatattttaattattttggacgaagttagtttgggttttttgctattataattaattttatattttaataaatttttatgaagataaatctaaaaaataaaagaaatggcggtttatgaatataactaaaagtcgcctaaaatatataacgacatataataagatcaatttggcgactcatataatttttagcgacataaatatatagttgtatacgtcgctaaataggtcaaagagtcgctaaaaattaataaatatgcgactcttataataTGTCGCTAAAATATAAACGGTCGCTAATATGGCGACACTAAAAACTCCTCGCTAATTGTTACGGGTCGTTAAAAAACCGATCCACAAAATTTGTCGCTAAACCTAATACGTCGCTACATAGATGCAAAAcggcgtcgctaaaaattcatgagacgctattttagagacactaaaaaatagtcgctaaaaatataacgtcgttaaaagagagactcaaataatgcgtcgcaaaaattaaagtgtcgctaaataggcgacaaacaaaATATGTCGCAAAAAAtaaagtgtcgctaaataggcgacaaacaaaATGTGTCGCAAAAActaaagagtcgctaaataggcgacaaacaaaATGTGTCGCCAAAActaaagcgtcgctaaataggcgacaaacaaaatgtgtcgctaaaaatgaatgagtcgctattcaggaagaatttttagcgacataattaTTTGGCGACTAATCACACAactgtcgctaaaaatttattagcgactttattataaagagtcgctattttattagtcgctataagtacatcactgtatgagtcgctaaaaatataatgTGCGTCGCTAAAATGTATTATTAGGCGACTGTtattatacgtcgcctgttatcttatatatttcgcGACAAGACATTTGGCGACTCAGTCaaatgcgtcgctgtttatttagtgcgacgcagtacttgcgtcgtgtatcagctcgattctagtagtgatttTGGTTACCATGATCTATAGGCCACCTGGACGATGGATCGACAGATTGTCCATTTTGGTATATGGGCCACCAAGACGATGGATCGACAGATTGTCTATTTTGGTTACCATGATATATGGGCCACCTGGACGATGGATCGACAGATTGTCTATTTTGGTTACCATGATATATGGGCCACTTGGATGATGGATCGACAAATTGTCCATTTTGGTATATGGGCCACCAGGACGATGGATCGACAGATTGTCCATTTTGGTTACCATGGTATATGGGCCACCGGGACGATGGATCGACAGATTGTCCATTTTGGTTACCATGGTATATGGGCCACCGGGACGATGGATCGACAGATTGTCCATTTTGGTTACCATGGTATATGGGCCACCGAGACGAAGGATCGACAGATTGTCCATGATATATGGGCCATCGGGACGAAGGATCGACAGATTGTCCATTTTGGTTACCATTGTATATGGGCCACCGAGACAAAGGATCGACAGATTGTTGATCTTGGTTACCATGGTATATGGGCCACCGGGACAATGGATCGACAGATTGTCCATTTTGGTTACCATGGTATATGGGCCATCGGGACGATGGATCAATAGAAAGATCTTTGGCTACTTGCTCCACTACAGTCTTCACATATTCAACAGGCTCTTTCCTTGCTATGACAATGCTTGACAactgtaataaaatatataagagtaatgatcaaagtaaacaaatcattaatattttttctcaataaaatcaaaagcatAATGTATAtgaataaatcatatatttcccATTTCATCATGCTATTTTCAGGGAATTGGATTCGTAGCATAGGAGAAATGCTTACCAGAATAAGTAATATGAGAAGGTCATGAAGAAGGGCAAATATGTGTTTTCATCATTAAATATCAACTTAAGAAAAATGTCTAGTAATTCTTTCCAAGTTGACTAGCATACTAGTTAATATCATGAAAATTTGTTTCTAGCCAGTTTATCACATAGCACCATTAGAAAAAAAGGTTTAGTAACAAATTTTGTAGCTTTTAGTGATACATATGTTTTAAGCCTTATATCTTAGATTCTTTTGGCcacaaatacatattttaatgataatttttatgtttatagcTAAATGTTTTTATCATATACGGATTAGACTCCTTTTAGTGACACAGTATTGACAAAAATATGACCTTGTGATGCTTACCAGAAGAAGTGAAGAGAAGGCTAGGAGAGCAAAGAAACTTTTCATCTTGATGACAAATTGGATTTGGAAAAGCTCGAAGTGCTATGGTGCTTTGTTGCTGAATGGTGAAGGGGCTGTCGTAGCTCTCAGAATTTATAGACATGCCAGGCATGGGCAATTGATCACTCTACGTGTAAAAACAAAAGTTGAGGGTAGTCTtgtaattcaaatatatatatatatatatatttatacatataatcaAAGAAGATCTGATGAGGATGTCTTTAACTTTTTAAGTTAAGGATAAGTGAATCCAATTTATTTATCCtcaagttaaaattttaaaatatcttaattagaatttttttatttataattattatcatttataatatttttttccttttatcccAATGTCTTGAGAGATTATGGATAATGAATGACCAAATTGACGCTTGTACTTATTCTCTCTAAACACGGTTCCTTGCTCTCTCCAACACCTCCTCACTCAAACACTCTTTTTGCTACACcgtaaattaaaacataaatcaGACCCTAAAGCAAACATCTGGAGCCATCCACCTATCATCATCAATAAATTTACACAAACCCTTTACTCTTTCTCTcccacaaccaaaaaaaaaaaaaaaaaaaaagaaagtgtagCAATGACCCCATCCATTCATCAAGATTGTTCTCCTTGCTCAAAGTATGTTAAATGTATTTAGTAACAAGAAactcaattttcaaattattaaaataaaatcaaatactgATCAGTTGTGGACATTGTGCAACttccattatttttctttttcttgttcctaacctattaaattttagtttgatCTTAGACTTCCACTTTGCTGTTACTGAAGATTTTGGTCCCTGGCttaatggttttgttttttttctaaagaaGATAAAGATT
This genomic interval carries:
- the LOC132805389 gene encoding uncharacterized protein LOC132805389, producing the protein MKSFFALLAFSSLLLLSSIVIARKEPVEYVKTVVEQVAKDLSIDPSSRWPIYHGNQNGQSVDPLSRWPIYHGNQDQQSVDPLSRWPIYNGNQNGQSVDPSSRWPIYHGQSVDPSSRWPIYHGNQNGQSVDPSSRWPIYHGNQNGQSVDPSSRWPIYHGNQNGQSVDPSSWWPIYQNGQFVDPSSKWPIYHGNQNRQSVDPSSRWPIYHGNQNRQSVDPSSWWPIYQNGQSVDPSSRWPIYHGNQNGQSVDPSSKWPIYHGNQNGDQNSKANEEGAAKSASTDQ